Proteins co-encoded in one Leptospira montravelensis genomic window:
- a CDS encoding O-antigen ligase family protein: MFYRIYRSFLTLSIISCALSVSLSQLFLLLSFVFFLFLPEKPKLRSQLVKILFLFYVWQLVTVLYHFAASGFDFISIKHAFRDEMKDIFLVTAFVTVQGIKHEDKKYLYKTFFIFALVIVITGFISIFSMTRLSRLISDLYKISASWPYQHHYGKISDVNIYLPIGLMNTHLTFGGLLAFIFPGFVFRLYDSWYKKESLSKISINAILLLLVAIVFLFNNARSSLLGALVSTLFGIYILIFIDKDISKKMLKRIGIFILLSLIVVYTGYKTTNAVKRVVDPLFGGEKHTDSGRTFIWDSTFPLIEKNPIFGIGSGNYQKEIEISRKEKEKEHKELSFFYEVTQRGHAHNDYFHLTAVYGTPQGILYLLLFIGILYTLLNGNIPKEIRFMTYGLVGFFFSGLLQCYFQDDEVLIVFYFLLGYLNIYAESNHKNELKLEG, translated from the coding sequence ATGTTTTACCGAATCTATCGTTCGTTTCTAACCTTGTCCATCATTTCCTGTGCCCTTTCCGTTTCCTTAAGCCAACTTTTCTTACTCCTCTCTTTTGTTTTTTTTCTCTTTCTTCCTGAAAAACCAAAACTCAGGAGTCAATTGGTAAAAATTCTCTTCCTATTTTACGTTTGGCAACTTGTAACAGTTTTGTATCATTTCGCAGCATCTGGTTTTGATTTTATATCCATTAAACACGCATTTCGCGACGAAATGAAAGACATCTTTCTAGTAACCGCATTTGTCACTGTTCAAGGGATCAAACATGAAGACAAAAAATATCTCTATAAAACATTTTTTATCTTTGCATTAGTCATCGTGATAACCGGATTTATTTCAATTTTTTCGATGACAAGACTGTCTCGATTAATTTCTGATCTTTATAAAATTTCTGCCTCTTGGCCTTACCAACACCACTACGGCAAAATTTCCGATGTAAATATCTACCTTCCTATCGGTCTTATGAATACCCATCTTACTTTCGGTGGATTACTTGCTTTTATCTTCCCAGGTTTTGTATTCCGATTGTATGATTCTTGGTATAAAAAAGAATCTTTGTCAAAAATTTCTATCAATGCGATATTACTTTTATTGGTTGCTATTGTCTTTTTATTTAACAATGCACGTTCATCACTTCTTGGAGCCTTAGTGAGTACTTTATTCGGCATATACATTCTAATATTTATCGATAAAGATATATCAAAAAAAATGCTAAAACGAATCGGAATATTTATTTTACTCTCTTTGATTGTGGTTTACACAGGATACAAAACCACAAATGCAGTCAAACGTGTCGTAGATCCTTTGTTTGGTGGAGAAAAACATACTGATTCAGGTAGAACCTTCATTTGGGACTCCACCTTCCCTCTTATTGAAAAAAATCCTATTTTTGGAATTGGATCTGGGAACTACCAAAAAGAAATCGAAATTTCAAGGAAAGAAAAGGAAAAAGAACACAAAGAACTAAGTTTCTTTTATGAAGTTACACAAAGAGGACACGCTCACAATGATTACTTTCATTTAACAGCTGTATATGGAACACCTCAAGGAATTTTATACCTTCTTTTATTTATTGGAATACTATATACGCTATTAAATGGAAACATTCCCAAAGAAATTAGGTTTATGACTTATGGTTTGGTAGGATTTTTCTTTTCAGGCCTTTTACAATGTTATTTTCAAGATGATGAAGTATTGATTGTGTTTTACTTTTTACTTGGGTATCTTAACATTTACGCCGAGTCCAATCATAAAAACGAATTAAAACTAGAAGGATAA
- a CDS encoding adenylate/guanylate cyclase domain-containing protein, producing MIDLESLLQKYPWEDRWKSLATPIDSLWEFDLPVTREEIWPHLIDTSALNQRAGMPRFEYHEKDGKLIGKTRQVGFQLEWEEVPWEWEYLKEIGNARIYKKGFGYYVRSRFILETLGESRSKVYLYFGWIPRNFFMRKLLEYAMPKLEVTYRKALKDIAEETKRKKPQKNLISGKEFSFTPEAQWIHPEKLEKETENLINKGVSKETISTVFQWIKSATDNDLDRIRIKEVSRNLKLDPDEVLFLFLHGCRLGIFTLSWDIVCPHCRGVRTSLTRLSDLPSKDECEVCEIDFDTTGFNSIEVTFHLHPSIRVIEKQFYCAAEPATKQHILLTKTIPAKKSYSSSLLVGPGVFRLRKKGDKKYRLVDIKPSHKQTDILWLPETKEEEIKVSPKPNLVFENESDTDVTIILEERNEDQTSLRPSEIFNYQEFRDLFSEEAIATNLQLDIGIKTILFTDIVGSTKFYETEGDHGAFLQVREHFIKTNQIIQNFRGVVVKTIGDAVMASFFSPLQALKAAKEMQEWFHPENQHTPVRIRISIHTGNCLAVNLNSNIDYFGNTVNYTAKLQSVTNSGEISFSETIFRDRDIREYLRSESIKLRKIEFPLPWADRTDFVYVWKV from the coding sequence ATGATTGATTTAGAGTCTTTACTACAAAAATACCCTTGGGAAGATAGATGGAAATCTTTAGCAACACCAATTGATTCGCTTTGGGAGTTTGATCTCCCTGTGACAAGAGAAGAAATTTGGCCCCATTTGATCGATACTTCTGCTTTAAACCAAAGAGCAGGTATGCCTAGGTTCGAATACCACGAAAAAGACGGAAAACTCATAGGAAAAACCAGGCAAGTTGGTTTCCAATTGGAGTGGGAAGAAGTTCCTTGGGAATGGGAATATCTGAAAGAGATTGGGAACGCACGTATATATAAAAAAGGATTTGGATACTACGTCCGTAGCAGATTCATCTTAGAGACGTTAGGTGAATCTAGAAGCAAAGTTTATTTATACTTTGGATGGATTCCCAGAAATTTCTTTATGCGAAAACTTTTGGAATATGCAATGCCAAAACTAGAAGTGACCTATCGCAAAGCATTAAAAGATATAGCAGAGGAAACCAAACGTAAGAAACCGCAAAAAAATCTGATCTCAGGAAAAGAATTTTCTTTTACCCCCGAAGCTCAATGGATCCATCCGGAAAAACTAGAGAAAGAGACAGAAAATCTAATCAACAAAGGAGTTTCCAAAGAAACCATCTCCACTGTTTTCCAATGGATCAAATCTGCAACCGACAACGATTTAGACAGAATTCGCATAAAGGAAGTTAGTAGAAACCTAAAACTAGATCCTGATGAAGTATTATTTTTATTTTTACATGGTTGTCGTTTAGGTATATTTACACTGAGTTGGGATATTGTTTGTCCACATTGCCGTGGAGTACGTACAAGTCTCACTCGTCTGAGTGACTTACCATCAAAAGATGAATGCGAAGTCTGCGAAATTGATTTTGATACCACTGGTTTTAATTCCATAGAAGTAACATTCCACCTTCACCCAAGCATTCGAGTGATTGAAAAACAGTTTTATTGCGCGGCAGAACCCGCAACAAAACAACACATCCTTCTCACAAAAACAATCCCAGCAAAAAAATCTTACTCATCTAGTTTACTCGTTGGTCCTGGAGTGTTTCGATTAAGAAAAAAAGGTGATAAAAAATATCGACTCGTGGATATCAAACCCAGCCATAAACAAACAGACATTTTGTGGTTACCAGAAACCAAAGAAGAAGAAATCAAAGTTTCCCCAAAACCAAACTTAGTGTTTGAAAATGAATCTGACACTGACGTTACCATCATCCTAGAAGAAAGAAATGAAGACCAAACAAGCCTTCGACCTTCGGAAATATTCAACTACCAAGAATTTCGAGACTTATTCTCCGAAGAAGCCATTGCCACCAACTTACAATTAGACATCGGAATTAAAACCATCCTCTTCACAGATATAGTCGGTTCGACAAAGTTTTATGAAACAGAAGGAGACCACGGAGCATTTTTACAGGTGCGTGAACATTTTATCAAAACAAACCAAATTATACAAAATTTTAGGGGAGTGGTCGTAAAAACTATCGGAGATGCTGTTATGGCAAGTTTTTTTAGCCCCTTACAAGCATTAAAGGCCGCAAAGGAAATGCAAGAATGGTTTCATCCAGAAAACCAACATACACCCGTTAGGATCAGAATTTCAATCCATACAGGTAATTGCCTTGCCGTAAACCTGAATAGTAACATAGATTACTTTGGCAACACTGTCAATTACACCGCCAAACTCCAGTCAGTGACAAACTCCGGCGAAATTTCTTTTAGTGAAACGATTTTCCGCGACCGAGACATTCGAGAATACCTCCGAAGCGAATCCATCAAACTCCGAAAAATCGAATTCCCATTACCCTGGGCAGACCGCACTGATTTTGTCTATGTATGGAAGGTATAG
- a CDS encoding cellulase family glycosylhydrolase — MAPKKLSPQGEWFVDATGRKVILRGVNLGGDTKVPFPNGGTQFPTDFSDHKEVSFIGRPFPLSEADSHFTRLKKWGFNVIRLLTTWEAVEHKGPNEYDEAYLDYFTEIVRLAGEYGFYVFIDFHQDVWSRMTGGDGAPGWIFEKLGIDYRKLSEADASIVMQRAYDYSKPGIRQEDNYPTMCWSQNYRYAGNGILWTLFFGGKDFAPNFLIDGINVQDYLQGHYLGCMKQIAERVKDFDFVLGFDSLNEPGKGFIGRALNDRGLTNKDEDPAKPGLGWSPIDALFSSHGYSVDLPYLTLKVWKGGFVPTKTVTVNQNKVSIWLPESPGDPFQLEGAYTITKDGTPFIEKNDFFQTVNGKTVDFDADYLIPFMCTVGKTIQEIRKDWMVFIEREASDAFTNPYLNGEVPKLSVNAAHWYDILTLLFKTFLYPFAIDTLTKRPVFGKSGIEAMYVRQLTRVKNTADSVPGKIPSLIGEFGIPFDLQGGKAYKEWKKGNHSPKIWKLHVMALNSMYNAMDQLFLSNTLWNYTASNQNDLMVGDGWNQEDLSIFSKDQIIPGSDPDVYGGGGRAIEGFCRPYAAFIQGTPLQMKYNLENREFYLEWISDLAIGEPCIIKVPRFVYPNGVQIVLSNAEKISETEGELAVKGNGGKATLILKPL; from the coding sequence ATGGCACCAAAAAAACTCTCACCCCAAGGCGAATGGTTTGTAGATGCAACCGGAAGAAAAGTAATTTTAAGAGGAGTGAACTTAGGTGGAGACACAAAAGTTCCTTTTCCAAACGGTGGAACACAGTTTCCAACGGATTTTTCAGACCACAAAGAAGTGAGTTTTATTGGCCGACCTTTTCCTCTTTCTGAAGCTGATTCCCATTTCACAAGACTCAAAAAATGGGGATTTAATGTAATACGTTTATTAACCACTTGGGAAGCCGTAGAACATAAAGGACCGAATGAATACGACGAAGCTTATTTGGATTATTTCACAGAAATTGTTAGATTGGCTGGAGAATATGGATTTTATGTTTTTATAGATTTTCATCAAGATGTTTGGTCTCGTATGACCGGAGGTGACGGTGCCCCTGGTTGGATCTTCGAAAAATTGGGAATTGATTATCGAAAACTATCAGAGGCAGATGCAAGCATAGTCATGCAAAGAGCTTACGATTATTCAAAACCAGGAATTCGTCAGGAAGATAATTATCCAACCATGTGCTGGTCACAAAACTATCGTTATGCTGGAAATGGAATCCTTTGGACTTTGTTTTTCGGAGGAAAAGACTTTGCACCTAATTTTTTAATCGATGGGATAAACGTTCAAGACTACTTGCAAGGCCACTATTTGGGCTGTATGAAACAAATTGCTGAGCGAGTGAAAGACTTTGATTTTGTTTTAGGTTTTGATTCCCTAAACGAACCAGGAAAAGGTTTTATCGGTAGGGCCTTAAATGACCGAGGTCTTACCAACAAAGACGAGGATCCCGCCAAACCGGGCCTTGGTTGGTCTCCAATAGATGCTTTGTTTTCTTCTCATGGATATTCCGTAGATTTACCTTATCTTACTCTTAAAGTTTGGAAAGGCGGATTTGTTCCTACAAAAACTGTAACCGTAAATCAGAACAAGGTTTCTATTTGGCTACCAGAATCCCCGGGTGATCCCTTCCAATTAGAAGGCGCTTATACCATTACAAAAGATGGTACACCTTTTATCGAAAAAAATGATTTTTTTCAAACAGTCAATGGTAAAACCGTAGACTTTGATGCGGATTATCTTATTCCTTTTATGTGCACCGTTGGTAAAACGATTCAAGAAATCAGAAAAGATTGGATGGTTTTTATTGAAAGAGAAGCCTCTGACGCATTCACAAATCCTTATCTAAATGGAGAAGTTCCGAAACTATCGGTAAATGCAGCACATTGGTATGATATATTAACTCTCCTTTTCAAAACCTTTCTTTATCCCTTTGCGATTGATACTTTGACCAAACGTCCTGTATTTGGAAAGTCTGGAATCGAAGCCATGTATGTCAGGCAGCTAACTAGAGTTAAAAATACTGCCGATTCAGTTCCAGGTAAAATTCCAAGCCTGATTGGAGAATTTGGAATTCCTTTTGATCTGCAAGGTGGGAAGGCATACAAAGAATGGAAAAAAGGAAACCATTCTCCCAAAATTTGGAAACTTCATGTGATGGCTCTAAATTCCATGTACAATGCGATGGACCAACTCTTTTTATCAAATACACTTTGGAACTATACTGCATCCAACCAAAACGATTTAATGGTGGGAGATGGTTGGAACCAAGAAGACCTAAGTATTTTTTCGAAAGACCAGATCATCCCAGGTTCAGACCCCGATGTGTATGGGGGTGGAGGAAGAGCTATCGAAGGATTTTGTAGACCTTATGCTGCCTTTATCCAAGGAACACCCTTACAAATGAAATATAACTTAGAAAATAGAGAATTTTATTTGGAATGGATATCTGACCTTGCCATCGGAGAACCGTGTATCATCAAAGTCCCTCGCTTTGTTTACCCCAATGGCGTACAAATTGTACTTTCAAATGCGGAAAAAATTTCTGAAACAGAAGGGGAATTGGCAGTCAAAGGAAATGGAGGAAAGGCAACTCTCATCCTAAAACCATTATGA